From Spirosoma aerolatum, one genomic window encodes:
- a CDS encoding aldehyde dehydrogenase (NADP(+)) codes for MMDLTTVMPSTPETFQGINPATGQFLPGDFQEATAAEVAQACERAAEAFTEYRKKSGTEKAKFLEQIATEIEALGDELLNRAQAESGLPLARLTGERGRTTGQLRLFAEYLREGSWVNARIDTALPDRQPLPRPDLRQMLRPLGPVGVFGASNFPLAFSVAGGDTASALAAGCPVVVKGHPAHPGTSQLVGDAISRAVEVCGLPAGTFSLVQGRTVAVGMAIVEHPAIKAIGFTGSWRGGKAIFDAAARRHEPIPVYAEMGSTNPVFFLPKLLKEKGSTIAQSYVGSVTLGVGQFCTNPGLAIVQQSPESQAFVQEAGRVVAGSQPATMLTQGIQQAFTNGLSKLSTTEGVQVVAQAPSAESFANGTPTLLATTGEALLANPAIAEEVFGPSSVVVEAGSRDELLAVAKGLEGHLTATVYGTDDELLEYADLLEILEQKVGRLLINGFPTGVEVSHAMQHGGPYPATTDSRSTSVGTNAILRFARPVCYQNFPDALLPDELKAANPLHIWRLVNGKFTNE; via the coding sequence ATGATGGACTTAACAACGGTTATGCCCTCCACTCCCGAAACATTTCAGGGTATTAATCCCGCTACTGGTCAATTCCTGCCCGGTGATTTTCAGGAAGCAACAGCCGCCGAAGTAGCGCAGGCTTGCGAACGGGCTGCCGAAGCGTTTACCGAATACCGGAAGAAATCAGGCACCGAAAAAGCAAAATTTCTGGAGCAAATTGCTACCGAAATCGAAGCATTAGGTGATGAGTTGCTCAATCGGGCTCAGGCCGAATCAGGCTTGCCACTCGCCCGGCTGACGGGGGAGCGTGGGCGTACAACAGGCCAGCTACGGCTATTTGCCGAATACCTGCGTGAAGGCTCGTGGGTAAATGCCCGTATCGATACGGCCCTGCCCGACCGTCAGCCCCTGCCCCGGCCTGATTTGCGTCAGATGTTGCGTCCACTGGGTCCGGTTGGCGTTTTTGGTGCGAGCAATTTTCCTCTGGCCTTTTCAGTTGCCGGGGGTGATACCGCTTCGGCGCTGGCGGCTGGTTGTCCGGTTGTGGTAAAAGGGCACCCAGCGCATCCGGGTACGTCTCAACTCGTTGGGGATGCCATTAGCCGGGCCGTTGAAGTCTGTGGATTACCTGCCGGAACGTTCTCGCTGGTACAAGGCCGCACAGTAGCCGTTGGCATGGCCATTGTGGAGCATCCTGCCATTAAGGCTATTGGTTTTACTGGATCATGGCGGGGTGGCAAAGCTATATTCGATGCGGCTGCTCGGCGGCATGAACCCATTCCGGTCTATGCTGAAATGGGCAGTACGAATCCGGTTTTCTTCTTGCCTAAACTGTTGAAAGAGAAAGGGAGTACCATTGCTCAGAGCTATGTCGGTTCAGTTACGTTAGGCGTAGGGCAGTTTTGTACCAATCCCGGATTGGCCATTGTGCAACAGTCGCCCGAATCGCAGGCGTTTGTGCAGGAAGCGGGTCGTGTAGTGGCTGGTAGTCAGCCTGCTACTATGCTTACTCAGGGTATTCAACAGGCGTTTACAAACGGGCTGAGTAAGCTGAGTACCACAGAAGGTGTTCAGGTTGTGGCACAGGCGCCAAGTGCTGAAAGTTTTGCCAACGGTACGCCTACGTTATTGGCCACCACGGGCGAAGCGCTGCTGGCCAACCCTGCCATTGCCGAAGAAGTGTTTGGCCCAAGCAGTGTTGTCGTCGAAGCGGGTAGCCGCGATGAGTTGCTAGCGGTAGCAAAAGGCCTTGAAGGACACCTGACCGCCACCGTTTACGGAACCGACGACGAGTTACTGGAGTATGCCGATCTGCTGGAGATTCTGGAACAGAAAGTTGGGCGATTATTGATCAATGGTTTCCCAACGGGTGTTGAAGTAAGCCATGCCATGCAGCATGGTGGTCCTTATCCGGCCACGACTGATTCGCGTTCTACGTCTGTCGGTACGAATGCCATTCTGCGATTTGCGCGTCCGGTTTGTTACCAGAATTTCCCGGATGCCTTACTTCCTGATGAGTTGAAGGCTGCCAATCCATTGCATATCTGGCGGCTGGTGAATGGCAAGTTTACGAATGAGTAG
- a CDS encoding glycoside hydrolase family 16 protein has product MNRLLRLLTAILISLTGFGQSVGSLVKPEANWKLVWADEFDTPGPPNSKNWSFEKGFVRNHEIQWYQPENASCENGMLIIEGRREQKPNPTYQPNSSDWRTNRPTIDYTAASLHTRGLHSWQYGRFEMRGRIDINPGLWPAFWTLGVAGEWPSNGEIDIMEYYRSMLLANVAWGTAKRYTAEWRSVKKPISTFNDPDWAKKFHIWRMDWDESAIRLYVDDALLNEVSLAETINGDGTKSNPFRQPHYILVNLAIGGDNGGDPANTLFPTRFEVDYVRVYQKQ; this is encoded by the coding sequence ATGAACCGTTTGCTACGCCTATTAACTGCGATACTGATTAGTCTTACTGGTTTTGGGCAATCTGTTGGTTCATTGGTTAAACCAGAAGCTAATTGGAAACTCGTATGGGCGGATGAATTTGATACACCTGGCCCTCCTAATTCCAAAAATTGGTCCTTTGAAAAGGGTTTCGTTCGGAACCATGAAATTCAGTGGTATCAGCCTGAAAACGCCAGTTGCGAAAATGGCATGCTGATTATTGAAGGGCGACGGGAGCAAAAGCCGAATCCCACCTACCAGCCGAATAGTTCTGACTGGAGGACCAATCGCCCTACTATCGACTATACAGCTGCTAGTCTGCACACGCGAGGGCTGCATAGCTGGCAATACGGCCGCTTCGAAATGCGGGGGCGTATCGACATCAACCCCGGTTTGTGGCCTGCTTTCTGGACATTGGGTGTTGCCGGTGAGTGGCCTTCCAACGGTGAAATCGACATTATGGAGTATTACCGGAGTATGTTGCTGGCGAATGTAGCCTGGGGAACGGCAAAGCGATATACAGCTGAATGGCGGTCGGTAAAAAAGCCGATTAGTACCTTCAACGATCCCGATTGGGCGAAAAAATTCCATATCTGGCGGATGGACTGGGACGAGTCGGCTATTCGACTGTATGTCGATGATGCGTTGCTGAATGAGGTTTCATTAGCGGAAACGATCAATGGGGATGGCACGAAGAGTAATCCCTTTCGCCAGCCGCATTACATCCTGGTGAATCTGGCCATTGGTGGCGATAATGGGGGCGACCCAGCCAATACTCTCTTCCCAACCCGATTTGAAGTTGACTACGTTCGGGTGTATCAGAAACAATAA
- a CDS encoding GH39 family glycosyl hydrolase: MKLRKGFACITAILIYSWATAISSAQSSQSQPIRIDVDLQADKGPLKPIWAWFGYDEPNYTYMKDGKKLLTEISQLSKVPVNVRAHSLLVTGDGTAALKWGSTNAYTEDKKGNPVYDWTIVDKIFDTYIERGMKPIAQIGFMPEALSTKPKPYRHYWKPGDNYNDIYTGWAYPPTDYKKWSELVFQWVKHSIARYGQKEVESWYWELWNEPNISYWKGTTEEYIKLYDYTADAVKRALPTAKMGGPEVTGPGSEGSQKFFKAFMDHVVSGTNYVTGKTGSPIDFITFHAKGAPKLVNGVVQMNMGTQLRDISKGCEIVASYPTLKQLPIIIGESDPEGCAACSEDLHPQNAYRNGTMYSSYTAASFARKYDLAQSHGVNLEGAVTWAFEFEDQPWFRGFRDLATNGVDKPVLNVFRMFGMMGGNRVSVSGGSGYDYARIRDQSVRAEPDINALATKDAKTASVLVWHYHDDNVPAPDAPVTVRLKGVPVQRVLLQHYRIDKERSNSYEAWKKMGSPKTPTPEQIVELEKAGQLQLLTSPEWITVKNGEAILPFSLPRQGVSLLKLSWE, encoded by the coding sequence ATGAAATTACGGAAAGGCTTTGCCTGCATAACCGCTATTCTGATCTATAGCTGGGCGACTGCGATCAGTTCAGCACAGAGTTCTCAATCCCAGCCAATCAGAATCGACGTTGACTTACAAGCCGATAAAGGGCCACTGAAACCCATCTGGGCGTGGTTTGGCTACGATGAGCCGAACTATACCTACATGAAAGATGGAAAAAAACTGCTGACGGAAATTTCGCAGTTGAGTAAAGTACCTGTCAATGTACGGGCACATAGCCTGCTGGTTACAGGCGATGGCACAGCCGCTCTGAAATGGGGATCGACCAATGCATACACGGAGGATAAAAAAGGTAATCCCGTCTATGACTGGACCATCGTCGATAAAATATTCGATACGTATATCGAGCGTGGTATGAAACCCATTGCCCAGATCGGATTCATGCCAGAAGCGCTTTCGACCAAACCAAAGCCCTACCGTCATTACTGGAAACCCGGCGATAATTACAACGACATTTACACAGGTTGGGCCTATCCGCCAACCGATTATAAAAAATGGAGTGAACTAGTCTTTCAATGGGTGAAGCATTCCATCGCTCGTTACGGTCAGAAAGAGGTCGAAAGCTGGTATTGGGAATTATGGAATGAACCAAATATCAGCTACTGGAAAGGCACTACGGAGGAATATATCAAGCTCTACGACTACACCGCCGATGCGGTAAAACGGGCTTTACCGACGGCTAAAATGGGCGGCCCTGAGGTGACAGGTCCCGGCAGCGAAGGCTCGCAGAAATTTTTCAAAGCCTTCATGGACCACGTAGTGAGTGGGACCAATTATGTTACCGGCAAAACGGGTTCGCCCATTGATTTTATAACGTTCCATGCGAAGGGAGCACCGAAGTTGGTCAACGGCGTGGTGCAGATGAATATGGGCACTCAACTCCGCGACATTAGCAAAGGGTGTGAGATTGTAGCTTCGTACCCGACCCTGAAACAACTACCGATCATTATTGGCGAATCAGACCCGGAAGGATGTGCCGCCTGCTCGGAAGATTTACACCCGCAGAATGCCTATCGCAACGGAACCATGTACTCCAGTTATACAGCAGCTTCATTTGCCCGCAAATATGACCTGGCCCAATCGCATGGGGTTAATCTGGAAGGAGCGGTTACCTGGGCGTTTGAGTTTGAAGATCAGCCCTGGTTTCGGGGCTTCCGCGATCTGGCCACAAACGGTGTCGATAAGCCCGTTCTGAATGTATTTCGAATGTTTGGCATGATGGGCGGAAACCGGGTATCCGTTTCGGGTGGTTCCGGCTACGATTATGCCCGGATTCGGGATCAGAGTGTGCGGGCCGAGCCCGATATCAATGCCTTAGCCACAAAAGATGCGAAAACGGCTTCGGTACTGGTCTGGCATTACCACGACGATAATGTTCCGGCTCCTGATGCCCCTGTGACCGTGCGATTAAAAGGAGTGCCTGTTCAACGAGTACTGCTTCAACATTATCGCATCGACAAAGAGCGTAGCAACTCATATGAAGCCTGGAAAAAAATGGGTTCGCCTAAAACCCCCACTCCCGAACAAATTGTAGAACTGGAGAAGGCAGGCCAATTGCAACTGCTAACCTCGCCGGAGTGGATCACCGTAAAAAATGGAGAAGCCATTCTCCCATTTTCATTGCCTCGTCAGGGCGTGTCGTTGCTAAAATTATCGTGGGAGTAG
- a CDS encoding DUF3857 domain-containing protein → MSPSSLAHRLLATIVLSFCLSFSAAFAQKSKNKAPDPAPVVKFGVISREEFAKVSTDSTAEALVLYDLGEVTFEENQGEVWLVFTCHGRTKINKKSAYNRATVQISTRRGRSGQHEYVSEFDGYSYNLVDGNVMIDHFPKTAHFSEKVSDDYYLEKYTLPNVHEGSIIEYKYTVRTPFSVRYTPRTWKFQQDVPVNWSEYRITIPDYFFYKILQTGYIQMVVNERTTKSVDLYPGQNGASASAYRFAMKDIPAFRDEAYITTEDDYMAKIEFELASYQWVDLRKHDLSVSWADLDRTLLNDVDFGGQIKRAPFLRETAKTILSQHADTLGRVTAAYEFIRKAIKWDGVGGFVSHDDIKKVFENKKGNSAGINLMLVALLREMDLDANPVILSTRSNGRINESYALIRKFNYVVAQVSVGGKDMLLDATDPFLTPGMLPVHCLNGTGRLVHSSGSRFISLMPTEREVDSYTGSFTISDDGEITGTLRQSQVGYSALRARKSFASEGKTKYLEGIRKRRPIWQIEKVDFSGADWNSSAFNTDYTFSIPDACGRAGDRLYLRPMLTEGHGINPFKEPERLYPVDFGYAKEETFVATYTLPQGYQIEEMPKPVLMTLPENAGRFIYQIGMNAENKLQIMSRIMLRKPMYYAEEYPNVRELFSRIVAKHAEPVILKRGPVAEKK, encoded by the coding sequence ATGTCCCCTTCTTCGCTTGCCCATCGCTTGCTGGCAACAATAGTTCTATCATTTTGTCTCAGTTTTTCGGCTGCCTTCGCTCAAAAATCAAAAAACAAAGCGCCTGATCCGGCGCCAGTGGTCAAATTCGGTGTTATCTCTCGTGAGGAGTTTGCTAAAGTTTCAACTGACTCTACTGCCGAAGCGCTCGTGCTCTACGATTTGGGCGAGGTAACGTTTGAGGAAAATCAGGGCGAAGTCTGGCTGGTGTTTACCTGCCATGGCCGGACTAAAATCAATAAAAAGTCTGCATATAATCGGGCAACCGTACAGATCTCTACCCGACGAGGTAGATCTGGGCAGCATGAATACGTTTCGGAGTTTGACGGTTATAGTTATAACCTCGTCGACGGTAACGTGATGATCGACCATTTTCCGAAAACGGCACACTTTTCTGAGAAAGTCTCCGACGATTATTACCTGGAAAAATACACATTACCAAACGTACATGAAGGCTCCATCATCGAATATAAATACACGGTCCGAACGCCCTTTAGTGTTCGGTATACGCCCCGAACCTGGAAGTTTCAACAGGACGTTCCCGTTAACTGGAGCGAATACCGAATTACCATCCCCGATTATTTCTTTTACAAAATCCTTCAGACTGGCTATATCCAGATGGTGGTGAACGAACGTACCACCAAGTCGGTCGATTTGTATCCTGGCCAAAATGGAGCGTCGGCATCAGCCTACCGATTTGCCATGAAAGATATTCCGGCTTTCCGCGACGAAGCCTATATCACTACCGAAGACGATTATATGGCTAAGATCGAGTTTGAACTCGCCAGTTACCAATGGGTCGATTTACGGAAACACGACCTGTCGGTAAGTTGGGCCGACCTCGACCGGACGCTTCTGAACGATGTAGACTTTGGTGGTCAGATTAAACGCGCTCCTTTTTTGCGTGAAACGGCTAAAACCATATTAAGCCAGCATGCCGATACGCTGGGTCGGGTAACAGCAGCTTACGAGTTTATTCGGAAAGCCATAAAATGGGACGGAGTCGGTGGATTTGTTTCTCATGATGATATTAAAAAGGTATTTGAGAACAAAAAAGGGAATTCGGCCGGTATCAACCTGATGCTGGTTGCTCTCCTGCGTGAAATGGACCTCGATGCAAATCCGGTCATTCTGAGTACCCGATCCAATGGCCGCATCAATGAGTCCTATGCGCTGATTCGAAAGTTCAATTACGTCGTCGCCCAGGTTTCAGTTGGTGGTAAAGATATGCTGCTGGATGCTACCGATCCTTTCCTGACACCGGGTATGCTGCCCGTTCATTGCCTGAATGGAACCGGGCGACTGGTGCATTCCTCGGGATCACGCTTTATTTCATTGATGCCCACGGAACGGGAGGTTGATTCCTATACGGGTTCGTTCACCATTAGCGATGATGGAGAGATAACGGGCACATTACGGCAGTCGCAGGTAGGGTATAGTGCGTTGAGGGCTCGCAAATCATTTGCTTCGGAGGGAAAAACAAAATACCTGGAAGGAATTCGGAAACGACGGCCGATCTGGCAAATTGAGAAGGTCGATTTCTCGGGCGCGGATTGGAACAGTAGTGCATTTAATACAGATTATACGTTTTCGATCCCCGATGCCTGTGGACGCGCAGGTGACCGGCTTTACTTACGACCAATGCTGACCGAAGGCCATGGTATTAATCCATTTAAAGAGCCTGAACGGCTTTACCCGGTTGATTTTGGTTATGCTAAAGAAGAAACGTTTGTGGCGACATACACCTTACCGCAAGGCTATCAGATTGAGGAAATGCCTAAACCTGTATTGATGACGTTGCCTGAAAACGCCGGCCGATTTATCTATCAGATAGGCATGAATGCAGAAAATAAGCTTCAGATTATGAGTCGGATCATGCTGCGAAAGCCAATGTATTATGCAGAAGAGTATCCCAACGTTCGGGAACTGTTTAGCCGCATCGTAGCCAAACATGCCGAACCAGTCATTCTTAAACGTGGTCCCGTAGCTGAAAAGAAGTAA
- a CDS encoding DUF3857 domain-containing protein — MKHLVLLALFGPSIVWAQSEYKADAIPESLKENAHSVIRRHETSFAVKAPGEAVRRVHTVVTVLDKEADDDATIVVGYDKLSKVTELEGALYDADGKLIKRLKKSDIEDYSTLSDYNFFDDQRVKAAKFPRQPTYPYTVEFTVETMERNLMFYPTWVPLKKEHVALEQASYTVSMPARLALRYKEVNIPTAGTSSPSADGGKTYVWKLTNRPALELEPLSPPSWEQWPIVYTAPTDFEVQGYKGKVTSWSDVGRFYYTLNTGRDAIPADLRQRMQELTKNETTTLGKVRKVYSFLQDQTRYVSIQLGIGGWQTIEADKVAASKYGDCKALTNFTQALLKNVGVTAYPALVKAGDNEPDAQVDFPSFQFNHIILCVPDGRDTLFLECTSQHGQPGYVGDFTGNRHVLLITPDGGRLVKTPSYRPADNLQQRRISILLTEQGDATADVRTRYTGLQQDDYGQVIHGMNRDEQRSWLLKRIHVPAFDLTAFSFLEQANTVPAVTETLSLAVRKWATPSGNRLFLPLNLMSALSLATPMLQTRQTAVDLGTNYDFEDSDTITYRIPKGYTPEFAIKPVAVDSKFGQYTAQVDVEGDRITYVRHITMHGGRFPASAYTEWVDFRKKVAKADRMQMVFVKNN, encoded by the coding sequence ATGAAGCATTTAGTACTACTGGCGCTGTTTGGCCCATCCATTGTCTGGGCGCAAAGTGAATACAAAGCCGATGCTATTCCAGAATCCCTGAAAGAGAATGCACATAGTGTTATTCGGCGGCATGAAACTTCCTTTGCCGTAAAGGCACCCGGAGAGGCAGTACGACGTGTGCATACTGTTGTAACCGTACTCGACAAAGAGGCTGACGACGATGCTACGATTGTGGTTGGATATGATAAACTCTCAAAAGTAACAGAACTGGAAGGTGCCCTTTATGATGCGGACGGTAAACTGATCAAGCGACTGAAAAAATCGGATATTGAGGATTACAGTACGCTCTCTGACTATAATTTCTTTGATGATCAACGGGTTAAGGCGGCAAAGTTCCCTAGGCAACCAACCTATCCTTATACTGTCGAATTTACGGTGGAGACGATGGAACGCAATCTGATGTTTTACCCGACCTGGGTGCCGTTGAAAAAAGAACACGTTGCTCTGGAGCAGGCTTCCTACACCGTTTCCATGCCAGCCAGACTGGCGTTGCGGTATAAAGAAGTGAATATACCCACAGCCGGAACCTCTTCACCGTCGGCCGATGGCGGGAAAACCTACGTCTGGAAACTGACTAATCGACCTGCGCTGGAACTGGAACCATTATCGCCCCCAAGTTGGGAGCAATGGCCGATCGTGTATACCGCTCCAACGGATTTTGAGGTGCAGGGATATAAAGGGAAAGTAACCTCCTGGAGCGATGTGGGGCGGTTCTATTATACCTTGAATACAGGCCGTGATGCCATTCCTGCCGATCTTCGACAGCGTATGCAGGAGTTGACCAAAAACGAAACGACTACGCTAGGTAAAGTTCGGAAGGTTTATTCGTTTCTGCAGGACCAGACTCGGTATGTGAGTATTCAGTTGGGTATTGGCGGCTGGCAGACAATCGAAGCCGACAAGGTAGCCGCCAGTAAATACGGGGATTGTAAGGCCCTTACCAATTTTACGCAGGCATTGTTGAAAAACGTAGGCGTTACGGCTTATCCCGCTCTGGTAAAGGCAGGTGATAACGAACCGGATGCTCAGGTTGATTTTCCGAGCTTTCAGTTCAACCATATTATTCTGTGCGTGCCTGATGGCCGCGATACGCTGTTTCTGGAATGCACCAGTCAGCATGGCCAGCCTGGATATGTTGGTGACTTTACGGGTAATCGGCATGTTCTGCTTATTACGCCCGATGGTGGCCGACTTGTAAAAACCCCCAGTTATAGACCCGCCGATAACCTTCAGCAACGGCGTATTTCGATCTTGCTCACCGAACAGGGCGATGCCACAGCCGATGTCAGAACTCGCTATACAGGTCTTCAGCAAGACGACTACGGACAGGTAATTCATGGTATGAATCGGGACGAACAACGAAGCTGGTTGCTTAAACGTATCCATGTGCCCGCTTTTGACCTGACAGCGTTTTCGTTTTTGGAACAGGCCAATACCGTCCCGGCTGTTACCGAGACGCTCTCGCTGGCGGTTAGAAAATGGGCAACGCCGAGTGGCAATCGACTCTTTCTGCCGCTCAATCTTATGTCGGCCCTATCGTTGGCGACACCGATGCTCCAAACCCGGCAAACGGCTGTTGATCTAGGGACTAATTATGACTTTGAGGATAGCGATACTATTACCTACCGAATTCCGAAAGGCTATACACCCGAATTTGCCATTAAGCCTGTGGCTGTGGACTCTAAATTTGGCCAGTATACGGCGCAGGTAGATGTAGAGGGTGACCGGATCACGTATGTGCGTCATATAACTATGCATGGGGGGCGTTTTCCCGCTTCTGCTTATACCGAATGGGTCGACTTTCGGAAAAAAGTGGCCAAAGCTGACCGAATGCAGATGGTGTTTGTTAAGAATAATTAA
- a CDS encoding DUF6807 domain-containing protein gives MRYLATTLLLFSSMLSSFAQSIQLTHNEGQKRVDVTVDGKPFTAYIYPGPTVLKKPVLYPIRSAGGNFITRGWPLDPRPGERIDHPHHVGMWFNYGDVNGHDFWNNSIQVGPDHKGPFGTIVHTGIKSMKNGKGQAELVVTADWLDKDGKVMLQETTTYAFKATASNRTIERIATLKAADKDVLFKDNKEGMIALRMAHQLEQPATKPEVFTDAQGVETKVPVMNNEGVTGLYHSAEGVEGDAVWGTRAPWVKLTGTINGEDLSVVMLDNPKNVGYPTYWHARGYGLFAANPLGAAVMSSGKAPAMNYTLPAGKSVTFRYKLLIQSGQLSDSALSQLVK, from the coding sequence ATGCGCTACCTTGCAACAACCCTTCTGCTTTTTAGCTCGATGCTCTCGAGTTTTGCCCAATCTATTCAACTTACGCATAACGAAGGCCAGAAACGCGTTGATGTTACCGTTGATGGTAAACCCTTCACTGCTTATATCTATCCCGGCCCAACGGTTCTGAAAAAGCCTGTACTCTATCCGATTCGGTCGGCAGGGGGCAATTTTATTACGCGTGGCTGGCCTCTCGATCCTCGTCCAGGTGAGCGGATTGACCACCCACACCATGTAGGTATGTGGTTTAACTATGGTGATGTAAATGGACACGACTTTTGGAACAATTCGATTCAGGTCGGACCAGACCACAAAGGACCATTCGGGACCATCGTGCATACGGGGATCAAGTCGATGAAAAATGGCAAAGGGCAGGCTGAACTGGTGGTAACCGCCGACTGGCTCGACAAAGATGGTAAGGTAATGCTTCAGGAGACCACAACCTACGCGTTTAAAGCAACAGCCAGCAACCGTACTATTGAGCGAATCGCTACCTTGAAAGCGGCCGATAAAGACGTGTTGTTCAAGGATAATAAAGAAGGTATGATTGCCTTACGAATGGCTCATCAGCTTGAGCAGCCCGCCACCAAACCCGAAGTATTCACAGATGCCCAGGGCGTAGAGACCAAAGTGCCTGTAATGAATAACGAAGGAGTTACGGGACTTTATCATAGCGCCGAAGGCGTTGAAGGCGATGCCGTATGGGGTACACGTGCACCTTGGGTGAAACTGACAGGAACGATCAATGGAGAAGACCTATCGGTTGTTATGCTGGATAATCCTAAAAACGTAGGTTATCCAACCTACTGGCATGCAAGGGGTTATGGCCTATTTGCCGCCAATCCATTAGGGGCAGCGGTGATGAGTAGCGGTAAGGCTCCCGCCATGAACTATACACTTCCAGCGGGTAAATCGGTTACATTTCGGTACAAACTGTTAATTCAATCTGGTCAGCTTTCCGATAGTGCGTTAAGTCAATTAGTTAAATAG
- a CDS encoding type 1 glutamine amidotransferase domain-containing protein, with amino-acid sequence MDPTYRTLIVCTNHTDFPTKSYKTGLWLSEATHFYDELADRNLPYDFASPNGGAIPLDEKSIDRRDTINEKWYHNPAFRSKLENSLRLDEIDPARYQIIYFAGGHGTMWDFPNNEAIQRITRQIYEHGGMVAAVCHGVSALLNVKLSDGSFLLDKRQVTGFSNMEEKLVRLDEEVPFLLEDALRQKNALYSKSLIPFVPYIEVDDRLVTGQNPLSARKVGRKVLEEMYEK; translated from the coding sequence ATGGACCCTACCTACCGCACACTAATTGTTTGTACGAATCATACAGACTTTCCAACCAAATCTTATAAGACCGGATTATGGTTGAGTGAGGCTACGCATTTTTACGATGAACTGGCAGATCGAAACTTACCTTACGACTTCGCCAGCCCGAACGGTGGGGCTATACCGCTTGATGAAAAAAGCATAGATCGCCGGGATACTATCAATGAAAAATGGTATCATAACCCGGCATTCCGATCAAAATTAGAGAACTCACTTCGCCTGGACGAGATTGACCCAGCCAGGTATCAGATCATCTACTTCGCAGGGGGGCACGGAACGATGTGGGATTTTCCGAATAATGAGGCTATTCAGCGTATAACCCGGCAGATTTACGAACATGGAGGGATGGTAGCTGCCGTTTGCCATGGTGTAAGTGCGCTGCTTAATGTTAAGTTGTCGGATGGAAGCTTTCTCCTCGACAAGCGGCAGGTAACGGGCTTTTCTAATATGGAAGAGAAATTGGTCCGGCTGGATGAAGAAGTCCCTTTTTTACTGGAAGATGCTTTACGACAGAAAAACGCCCTGTATAGCAAGAGCTTGATTCCATTTGTACCCTACATTGAGGTTGATGATCGGCTTGTTACTGGACAAAATCCACTATCGGCTCGCAAAGTAGGGCGGAAAGTGCTGGAAGAAATGTATGAAAAGTGA